From the Malus domestica chromosome 17, GDT2T_hap1 genome, one window contains:
- the LOC103405433 gene encoding uncharacterized protein isoform X1, translating to MALHLSPIKPHLFNHSRRSVRSENRQKTIANVHKPSRCSTNEQGIYGFSTKIHVLGLLVRCYNSSTWSSSWTSSSTACTAYSRQTTCENGASVASTRNHENEFNRVNCLEWVLHESARSFSVAVESLELPGSGPELAMAWSGKDVHQWHKRISYQVAVYSLLKTAIEVEILLSSERHCSAFPVRDILTPKIDLIGEYIESELNMRHSELVEWFRVVEQPLIAGFFTPLLRKWSMEYAGSGVAGMVVAISCCAAVAKLGYGRVKCPYFAFSLGDVIVELMDHSHSLVSVERLHNLATEAGFELDFLSHFGRKVLLSNKSEEVEFWIGLAYKKLSTAFNKESMILGKQNFHHKVQGDTLAILGLFAYLGRRTRLFLSRMGIKDLDELVKDFLSYLECGSLFIHPELSSIAVYQHFMEVVTDEIGWLDFYAACPPKRSQERRKGKLHAIQAEKEIALSAVFTVCYDVFSGFAHFSRSTQQSLDTHLLDFLLHSQSLLTVCLEDYWAAYDKSCSELFKITEPGARRTSFVGSIVASKLSVTMEAQQEPSILTTSEDCQNYNPQRRLNLRKDSPSPGTETISSMEEGSATKAKYHQRSLVRKYSNKLVSTSSDILMGTQLLIIDITTSAELLLKQLRGHKVTRLERKKLKRTLNDITSLIPVTILMLLPVSAVGHAAMLAAINKYIPGLIPSPYSSERLDVVKQLKRTKKMEVIRTWNNLEDPSSRITFRRIKVKCRDKNKHTPCEAHKHISNEKRSFLAEDKNLVHKR from the exons ATGGCTCTCCATTTGTCTCCCATCAAACCTCACCTCTTTAACCACTc AAGAAGATCTGTCAGATCAGAAAACCGGCAAAAGACAATTGCCAATGTGCATAAGCCTTCAAGGTGCAGCACAAATGAACAAGGAATCTATGGCTTTTCGACAAAAATTCATGTGCTTGGTTTATTGGTTAGGTGTTACAATTCGTCGACGTGGTCTTCATCTTGGACCTCATCATCTACAGCTTGTACAGCTTATTCTCGTCAAACAACTTGTGAGAATGGTGCCTCAGTGGCTAGTACTCGTAATCATGAAAACGAATTTAATCGGGTTAATTGCCTCGAATGGGTCTTACATGAATCAGCTAGGAGCTTCTCCGTTGCAGTTGAGTCACTTGAATTGCCAGGAAGCGGTCCAGAGCTTGCAATGGCATGGTCTGGGAAGGATGTCCATCAATGGCATAAGCGGATTTCTTACCAG GTTGCAGTTTACTCTTTGTTGAAAACAGCAATCGAAGTAGAAATCTTGCTTTCCAGTGAACGTCATTGCAGCGCTTTTCCAGTTAGAGATAT ATTGACCCCAAAGATTGATTTGATTGGCGAATACATCGAGAGTGAATTGAACATGAGGCACTCAGAATTAGTTGAATGGTTTAGAGTGGTGGAACAGCCGCTTATTGCAGGATTTTTCACTCCCTTGTTGAGGAAGTGGTCTATGGAATATGCAGGAAG TGGTGTTGCAGGGATGGTTGTGGCTATAAGCTGCTGTGCTGCAGTGGCTAAATTGGGTTACGGTCGTGTTAAGTGCCCTTATTTTGCATTTTCACTTGGCGATGTAATTGTAGAGCTCATGGATCACTCACACAGTCTTGTGTCAGTGGAAAGACTACATAACTTAGCTACCGAGGCAGGATTTGAATTGGATTTCCTGTCCCATTTCGGTAGAAAGGTTCTGCTGAGCAACAAAAGTGAAGAGGTAGAATTTTGGATTGGGTTGGCTTATAAAAAACTATCAACGGCATTCAACAAAGAAAGTATGATCCTAGGCAAGCAGAATTTTCATCACAAG GTTCAAGGAGATACTTTGGCTATCTTAGGACTTTTTGCATATCTTGGGAGAAGGACTAGATTATTCTTGTCAAGGATGGGCATAAAGGATCTTGATGAGCTAGTTAAGGACTTCCTCAG CTACTTGGAGTGTGGTAGCCTTTTCATTCACCCAGAGCTTTCTTCCATAGCAGTTTATCAACACTTCATGGAG GTGGTGACTGATGAAATTGGATGGCTTGATTTCTATGCTGCATGTCCTCCGAAAAGAAGTCAAGAGAGGCGAAAAGGCAAACTGCATGCCATCCAGGCAGAGAAAGAGATTGCTCTGTCTGCTGTTTTTACTGTATGCTATGATGTTTTCTCTGGGTTTGCTCACTTCAGTCGTTCAACTCAACAGTCCTTAGACACTCATTTGCTAGACTTCTTGCTCCACAG CCAGAGCTTGCTAACTGTTTGTTTGGAAGACTACTGGGCTGCTTATGATAAATCATG caGTGAGTTGTTTAAGATTACAGAACCTGGTGCTCGTCGCACATCATTTGTAGGATCCATAGTTGCATCCAAGTTATCTGTAACAATGGAGGCGCAACAAGAGCCAAGTATCTTGACAACGTCAGAAGATTGTCAAAATTATAATCCTCAACGCAGGCTTAACCTGAGAAAG GATTCCCCCTCTCCCGGGACGGAAACTATAAGCTCTATGGAGGAGGGAAGTGCCACGAAAGCAAAATATCATCAGCGAAGTTTAGTTAGGAAGTATAGCAACAAGCTGGTATCTACAAGCTCC gatATATTGATGGGTACTCAGTTGCTTATCATAGACATAACGACTTCCGCAGAGCTACTCCTCAAACAATTGCGTGGCCACAAGGTTACAAGGCTGGaaagaaaaaagttgaaaagaaCGCTAAATGACATTACTTCACTTATACCAGTTACAATTCTCATGTTACTTCCT GTATCAGCTGTAGGTCATGCTGCCATGCTAGCAGCAATCAACAAGTACATACCTGGCCTG ATTCCATCTCCATATTCTTCGGAGCGGCTGGATGTCGTGAAACAACTAAAGAGAACCAAGAAGATGGAAGTAATTAGGACATGGAACAACCTTGAAGATCCATCTTCTAGAATAAC GTTTAGGAGGATCAAAGTCAAATGTCGTGACAAGAACAAGCACACTCCATGTGAGGCACATAAGCACATCTCCAACGAAAAAAGATCGTTCCTGGCTGAGGACAAGAATCTGGTGCACAAAAGGTAG
- the LOC103405433 gene encoding uncharacterized protein isoform X6 — translation MALHLSPIKPHLFNHSRRSVRSENRQKTIANVHKPSRCSTNEQGIYGFSTKIHVLGLLVRCYNSSTWSSSWTSSSTACTAYSRQTTCENGASVASTRNHENEFNRVNCLEWVLHESARSFSVAVESLELPGSGPELAMAWSGKDVHQWHKRISYQVAVYSLLKTAIEVEILLSSERHCSAFPVRDILTPKIDLIGEYIESELNMRHSELVEWFRVVEQPLIAGFFTPLLRKWSMEYAGSGVAGMVVAISCCAAVAKLGYGRVKCPYFAFSLGDVIVELMDHSHSLVSVERLHNLATEAGFELDFLSHFGRKVLLSNKSEEVEFWIGLAYKKLSTAFNKESMILGKQNFHHKVQGDTLAILGLFAYLGRRTRLFLSRMGIKDLDELVKDFLSYLECGSLFIHPELSSIAVYQHFMEVVTDEIGWLDFYAACPPKRSQERRKGKLHAIQAEKEIALSAVFTVCYDVFSGFAHFSRSTQQSLDTHLLDFLLHSQSLLTVCLEDYWAAYDKSCSELFKITEPGARRTSFVGSIVASKLSVTMEAQQEPSILTTSEDCQNYNPQRRLNLRKDSPSPGTETISSMEEGSATKAKYHQRSLVRKYSNKLVSTSSDILMGTQLLIIDITTSAELLLKQLRGHKVTRLERKKLKRTLNDITSLIPVTILMLLPVSAVGHAAMLAAINKYIPGLIPSPYSSERLDVVKQLKRTKKMEVIRTWNNLEDPSSRIT, via the exons ATGGCTCTCCATTTGTCTCCCATCAAACCTCACCTCTTTAACCACTc AAGAAGATCTGTCAGATCAGAAAACCGGCAAAAGACAATTGCCAATGTGCATAAGCCTTCAAGGTGCAGCACAAATGAACAAGGAATCTATGGCTTTTCGACAAAAATTCATGTGCTTGGTTTATTGGTTAGGTGTTACAATTCGTCGACGTGGTCTTCATCTTGGACCTCATCATCTACAGCTTGTACAGCTTATTCTCGTCAAACAACTTGTGAGAATGGTGCCTCAGTGGCTAGTACTCGTAATCATGAAAACGAATTTAATCGGGTTAATTGCCTCGAATGGGTCTTACATGAATCAGCTAGGAGCTTCTCCGTTGCAGTTGAGTCACTTGAATTGCCAGGAAGCGGTCCAGAGCTTGCAATGGCATGGTCTGGGAAGGATGTCCATCAATGGCATAAGCGGATTTCTTACCAG GTTGCAGTTTACTCTTTGTTGAAAACAGCAATCGAAGTAGAAATCTTGCTTTCCAGTGAACGTCATTGCAGCGCTTTTCCAGTTAGAGATAT ATTGACCCCAAAGATTGATTTGATTGGCGAATACATCGAGAGTGAATTGAACATGAGGCACTCAGAATTAGTTGAATGGTTTAGAGTGGTGGAACAGCCGCTTATTGCAGGATTTTTCACTCCCTTGTTGAGGAAGTGGTCTATGGAATATGCAGGAAG TGGTGTTGCAGGGATGGTTGTGGCTATAAGCTGCTGTGCTGCAGTGGCTAAATTGGGTTACGGTCGTGTTAAGTGCCCTTATTTTGCATTTTCACTTGGCGATGTAATTGTAGAGCTCATGGATCACTCACACAGTCTTGTGTCAGTGGAAAGACTACATAACTTAGCTACCGAGGCAGGATTTGAATTGGATTTCCTGTCCCATTTCGGTAGAAAGGTTCTGCTGAGCAACAAAAGTGAAGAGGTAGAATTTTGGATTGGGTTGGCTTATAAAAAACTATCAACGGCATTCAACAAAGAAAGTATGATCCTAGGCAAGCAGAATTTTCATCACAAG GTTCAAGGAGATACTTTGGCTATCTTAGGACTTTTTGCATATCTTGGGAGAAGGACTAGATTATTCTTGTCAAGGATGGGCATAAAGGATCTTGATGAGCTAGTTAAGGACTTCCTCAG CTACTTGGAGTGTGGTAGCCTTTTCATTCACCCAGAGCTTTCTTCCATAGCAGTTTATCAACACTTCATGGAG GTGGTGACTGATGAAATTGGATGGCTTGATTTCTATGCTGCATGTCCTCCGAAAAGAAGTCAAGAGAGGCGAAAAGGCAAACTGCATGCCATCCAGGCAGAGAAAGAGATTGCTCTGTCTGCTGTTTTTACTGTATGCTATGATGTTTTCTCTGGGTTTGCTCACTTCAGTCGTTCAACTCAACAGTCCTTAGACACTCATTTGCTAGACTTCTTGCTCCACAG CCAGAGCTTGCTAACTGTTTGTTTGGAAGACTACTGGGCTGCTTATGATAAATCATG caGTGAGTTGTTTAAGATTACAGAACCTGGTGCTCGTCGCACATCATTTGTAGGATCCATAGTTGCATCCAAGTTATCTGTAACAATGGAGGCGCAACAAGAGCCAAGTATCTTGACAACGTCAGAAGATTGTCAAAATTATAATCCTCAACGCAGGCTTAACCTGAGAAAG GATTCCCCCTCTCCCGGGACGGAAACTATAAGCTCTATGGAGGAGGGAAGTGCCACGAAAGCAAAATATCATCAGCGAAGTTTAGTTAGGAAGTATAGCAACAAGCTGGTATCTACAAGCTCC gatATATTGATGGGTACTCAGTTGCTTATCATAGACATAACGACTTCCGCAGAGCTACTCCTCAAACAATTGCGTGGCCACAAGGTTACAAGGCTGGaaagaaaaaagttgaaaagaaCGCTAAATGACATTACTTCACTTATACCAGTTACAATTCTCATGTTACTTCCT GTATCAGCTGTAGGTCATGCTGCCATGCTAGCAGCAATCAACAAGTACATACCTGGCCTG ATTCCATCTCCATATTCTTCGGAGCGGCTGGATGTCGTGAAACAACTAAAGAGAACCAAGAAGATGGAAGTAATTAGGACATGGAACAACCTTGAAGATCCATCTTCTAGAATAACGTAA
- the LOC103405433 gene encoding uncharacterized protein isoform X8, giving the protein MALHLSPIKPHLFNHSCYNSSTWSSSWTSSSTACTAYSRQTTCENGASVASTRNHENEFNRVNCLEWVLHESARSFSVAVESLELPGSGPELAMAWSGKDVHQWHKRISYQVAVYSLLKTAIEVEILLSSERHCSAFPVRDILTPKIDLIGEYIESELNMRHSELVEWFRVVEQPLIAGFFTPLLRKWSMEYAGSGVAGMVVAISCCAAVAKLGYGRVKCPYFAFSLGDVIVELMDHSHSLVSVERLHNLATEAGFELDFLSHFGRKVLLSNKSEEVEFWIGLAYKKLSTAFNKESMILGKQNFHHKVQGDTLAILGLFAYLGRRTRLFLSRMGIKDLDELVKDFLSYLECGSLFIHPELSSIAVYQHFMEVVTDEIGWLDFYAACPPKRSQERRKGKLHAIQAEKEIALSAVFTVCYDVFSGFAHFSRSTQQSLDTHLLDFLLHSQSLLTVCLEDYWAAYDKSCSELFKITEPGARRTSFVGSIVASKLSVTMEAQQEPSILTTSEDCQNYNPQRRLNLRKDSPSPGTETISSMEEGSATKAKYHQRSLVRKYSNKLVSTSSDILMGTQLLIIDITTSAELLLKQLRGHKVTRLERKKLKRTLNDITSLIPVTILMLLPVSAVGHAAMLAAINKYIPGLIPSPYSSERLDVVKQLKRTKKMEVIRTWNNLEDPSSRITFRRIKVKCRDKNKHTPCEAHKHISNEKRSFLAEDKNLVHKR; this is encoded by the exons ATGGCTCTCCATTTGTCTCCCATCAAACCTCACCTCTTTAACCACTc GTGTTACAATTCGTCGACGTGGTCTTCATCTTGGACCTCATCATCTACAGCTTGTACAGCTTATTCTCGTCAAACAACTTGTGAGAATGGTGCCTCAGTGGCTAGTACTCGTAATCATGAAAACGAATTTAATCGGGTTAATTGCCTCGAATGGGTCTTACATGAATCAGCTAGGAGCTTCTCCGTTGCAGTTGAGTCACTTGAATTGCCAGGAAGCGGTCCAGAGCTTGCAATGGCATGGTCTGGGAAGGATGTCCATCAATGGCATAAGCGGATTTCTTACCAG GTTGCAGTTTACTCTTTGTTGAAAACAGCAATCGAAGTAGAAATCTTGCTTTCCAGTGAACGTCATTGCAGCGCTTTTCCAGTTAGAGATAT ATTGACCCCAAAGATTGATTTGATTGGCGAATACATCGAGAGTGAATTGAACATGAGGCACTCAGAATTAGTTGAATGGTTTAGAGTGGTGGAACAGCCGCTTATTGCAGGATTTTTCACTCCCTTGTTGAGGAAGTGGTCTATGGAATATGCAGGAAG TGGTGTTGCAGGGATGGTTGTGGCTATAAGCTGCTGTGCTGCAGTGGCTAAATTGGGTTACGGTCGTGTTAAGTGCCCTTATTTTGCATTTTCACTTGGCGATGTAATTGTAGAGCTCATGGATCACTCACACAGTCTTGTGTCAGTGGAAAGACTACATAACTTAGCTACCGAGGCAGGATTTGAATTGGATTTCCTGTCCCATTTCGGTAGAAAGGTTCTGCTGAGCAACAAAAGTGAAGAGGTAGAATTTTGGATTGGGTTGGCTTATAAAAAACTATCAACGGCATTCAACAAAGAAAGTATGATCCTAGGCAAGCAGAATTTTCATCACAAG GTTCAAGGAGATACTTTGGCTATCTTAGGACTTTTTGCATATCTTGGGAGAAGGACTAGATTATTCTTGTCAAGGATGGGCATAAAGGATCTTGATGAGCTAGTTAAGGACTTCCTCAG CTACTTGGAGTGTGGTAGCCTTTTCATTCACCCAGAGCTTTCTTCCATAGCAGTTTATCAACACTTCATGGAG GTGGTGACTGATGAAATTGGATGGCTTGATTTCTATGCTGCATGTCCTCCGAAAAGAAGTCAAGAGAGGCGAAAAGGCAAACTGCATGCCATCCAGGCAGAGAAAGAGATTGCTCTGTCTGCTGTTTTTACTGTATGCTATGATGTTTTCTCTGGGTTTGCTCACTTCAGTCGTTCAACTCAACAGTCCTTAGACACTCATTTGCTAGACTTCTTGCTCCACAG CCAGAGCTTGCTAACTGTTTGTTTGGAAGACTACTGGGCTGCTTATGATAAATCATG caGTGAGTTGTTTAAGATTACAGAACCTGGTGCTCGTCGCACATCATTTGTAGGATCCATAGTTGCATCCAAGTTATCTGTAACAATGGAGGCGCAACAAGAGCCAAGTATCTTGACAACGTCAGAAGATTGTCAAAATTATAATCCTCAACGCAGGCTTAACCTGAGAAAG GATTCCCCCTCTCCCGGGACGGAAACTATAAGCTCTATGGAGGAGGGAAGTGCCACGAAAGCAAAATATCATCAGCGAAGTTTAGTTAGGAAGTATAGCAACAAGCTGGTATCTACAAGCTCC gatATATTGATGGGTACTCAGTTGCTTATCATAGACATAACGACTTCCGCAGAGCTACTCCTCAAACAATTGCGTGGCCACAAGGTTACAAGGCTGGaaagaaaaaagttgaaaagaaCGCTAAATGACATTACTTCACTTATACCAGTTACAATTCTCATGTTACTTCCT GTATCAGCTGTAGGTCATGCTGCCATGCTAGCAGCAATCAACAAGTACATACCTGGCCTG ATTCCATCTCCATATTCTTCGGAGCGGCTGGATGTCGTGAAACAACTAAAGAGAACCAAGAAGATGGAAGTAATTAGGACATGGAACAACCTTGAAGATCCATCTTCTAGAATAAC GTTTAGGAGGATCAAAGTCAAATGTCGTGACAAGAACAAGCACACTCCATGTGAGGCACATAAGCACATCTCCAACGAAAAAAGATCGTTCCTGGCTGAGGACAAGAATCTGGTGCACAAAAGGTAG
- the LOC103405433 gene encoding uncharacterized protein isoform X7, whose product MALHLSPIKPHLFNHSRRSVRSENRQKTIANVHKPSRCSTNEQGIYGFSTKIHVLGLLVRCYNSSTWSSSWTSSSTACTAYSRQTTCENGASVASTRNHENEFNRVNCLEWVLHESARSFSVAVESLELPGSGPELAMAWSGKDVHQWHKRISYQVAVYSLLKTAIEVEILLSSERHCSAFPVRDILTPKIDLIGEYIESELNMRHSELVEWFRVVEQPLIAGFFTPLLRKWSMEYAGSGVAGMVVAISCCAAVAKLGYGRVKCPYFAFSLGDVIVELMDHSHSLVSVERLHNLATEAGFELDFLSHFGRKVLLSNKSEEVEFWIGLAYKKLSTAFNKESMILGKQNFHHKVQGDTLAILGLFAYLGRRTRLFLSRMGIKDLDELVKDFLSYLECGSLFIHPELSSIAVYQHFMEVVTDEIGWLDFYAACPPKRSQERRKGKLHAIQAEKEIALSAVFTVCYDVFSGFAHFSRSTQQSLDTHLLDFLLHSQSLLTVCLEDYWAAYDKSCELFKITEPGARRTSFVGSIVASKLSVTMEAQQEPSILTTSEDCQNYNPQRRLNLRKDSPSPGTETISSMEEGSATKAKYHQRSLVRKYSNKLVSTSSDILMGTQLLIIDITTSAELLLKQLRGHKVTRLERKKLKRTLNDITSLIPVTILMLLPVSAVGHAAMLAAINKYIPGLIPSPYSSERLDVVKQLKRTKKMEVIRTWNNLEDPSSRIT is encoded by the exons ATGGCTCTCCATTTGTCTCCCATCAAACCTCACCTCTTTAACCACTc AAGAAGATCTGTCAGATCAGAAAACCGGCAAAAGACAATTGCCAATGTGCATAAGCCTTCAAGGTGCAGCACAAATGAACAAGGAATCTATGGCTTTTCGACAAAAATTCATGTGCTTGGTTTATTGGTTAGGTGTTACAATTCGTCGACGTGGTCTTCATCTTGGACCTCATCATCTACAGCTTGTACAGCTTATTCTCGTCAAACAACTTGTGAGAATGGTGCCTCAGTGGCTAGTACTCGTAATCATGAAAACGAATTTAATCGGGTTAATTGCCTCGAATGGGTCTTACATGAATCAGCTAGGAGCTTCTCCGTTGCAGTTGAGTCACTTGAATTGCCAGGAAGCGGTCCAGAGCTTGCAATGGCATGGTCTGGGAAGGATGTCCATCAATGGCATAAGCGGATTTCTTACCAG GTTGCAGTTTACTCTTTGTTGAAAACAGCAATCGAAGTAGAAATCTTGCTTTCCAGTGAACGTCATTGCAGCGCTTTTCCAGTTAGAGATAT ATTGACCCCAAAGATTGATTTGATTGGCGAATACATCGAGAGTGAATTGAACATGAGGCACTCAGAATTAGTTGAATGGTTTAGAGTGGTGGAACAGCCGCTTATTGCAGGATTTTTCACTCCCTTGTTGAGGAAGTGGTCTATGGAATATGCAGGAAG TGGTGTTGCAGGGATGGTTGTGGCTATAAGCTGCTGTGCTGCAGTGGCTAAATTGGGTTACGGTCGTGTTAAGTGCCCTTATTTTGCATTTTCACTTGGCGATGTAATTGTAGAGCTCATGGATCACTCACACAGTCTTGTGTCAGTGGAAAGACTACATAACTTAGCTACCGAGGCAGGATTTGAATTGGATTTCCTGTCCCATTTCGGTAGAAAGGTTCTGCTGAGCAACAAAAGTGAAGAGGTAGAATTTTGGATTGGGTTGGCTTATAAAAAACTATCAACGGCATTCAACAAAGAAAGTATGATCCTAGGCAAGCAGAATTTTCATCACAAG GTTCAAGGAGATACTTTGGCTATCTTAGGACTTTTTGCATATCTTGGGAGAAGGACTAGATTATTCTTGTCAAGGATGGGCATAAAGGATCTTGATGAGCTAGTTAAGGACTTCCTCAG CTACTTGGAGTGTGGTAGCCTTTTCATTCACCCAGAGCTTTCTTCCATAGCAGTTTATCAACACTTCATGGAG GTGGTGACTGATGAAATTGGATGGCTTGATTTCTATGCTGCATGTCCTCCGAAAAGAAGTCAAGAGAGGCGAAAAGGCAAACTGCATGCCATCCAGGCAGAGAAAGAGATTGCTCTGTCTGCTGTTTTTACTGTATGCTATGATGTTTTCTCTGGGTTTGCTCACTTCAGTCGTTCAACTCAACAGTCCTTAGACACTCATTTGCTAGACTTCTTGCTCCACAG CCAGAGCTTGCTAACTGTTTGTTTGGAAGACTACTGGGCTGCTTATGATAAATCATG TGAGTTGTTTAAGATTACAGAACCTGGTGCTCGTCGCACATCATTTGTAGGATCCATAGTTGCATCCAAGTTATCTGTAACAATGGAGGCGCAACAAGAGCCAAGTATCTTGACAACGTCAGAAGATTGTCAAAATTATAATCCTCAACGCAGGCTTAACCTGAGAAAG GATTCCCCCTCTCCCGGGACGGAAACTATAAGCTCTATGGAGGAGGGAAGTGCCACGAAAGCAAAATATCATCAGCGAAGTTTAGTTAGGAAGTATAGCAACAAGCTGGTATCTACAAGCTCC gatATATTGATGGGTACTCAGTTGCTTATCATAGACATAACGACTTCCGCAGAGCTACTCCTCAAACAATTGCGTGGCCACAAGGTTACAAGGCTGGaaagaaaaaagttgaaaagaaCGCTAAATGACATTACTTCACTTATACCAGTTACAATTCTCATGTTACTTCCT GTATCAGCTGTAGGTCATGCTGCCATGCTAGCAGCAATCAACAAGTACATACCTGGCCTG ATTCCATCTCCATATTCTTCGGAGCGGCTGGATGTCGTGAAACAACTAAAGAGAACCAAGAAGATGGAAGTAATTAGGACATGGAACAACCTTGAAGATCCATCTTCTAGAATAACGTAA